The Pungitius pungitius chromosome 13, fPunPun2.1, whole genome shotgun sequence genome includes the window CAAGCAGAATCATTTCAAAGAAATTCAGCCAGGAATGGATTCAAATCTAGACGGATaaacttaaaatccttttttgagCTACAGGACAGGTGGGATTTGTTCCTTCTTTTTGGTGAGTAAAATCTTTTTTGTTAAAGTGATGGCTTATTCAAATTGATTAACTGTGGCATAGTTTAGTTTATGACAGCTTGTTAACATCAAAAATACAAGATAGCtagaaaatctttaaaaaaacatgctcATTCTTTTACTGTTTCAGGTGTGACagtgatacattttatttgttattgagTTGCCCTGTACTTCTTTCTGAAATGTCAACTCATGAAAAGACAACTCTTCTTAGGTAGACCGTCACAATGACAGGCAATTAAAGCCTTGCATCTGTTTTTTGATGAAATCTCATTTGTGGACACAGAGTCCGCCTTAAAGGCTGCCCGTCTGTACCGCCAACATGCCAGTTCTGGATCAAGAGCCCTCTAAAGGTTTACCAAGCGGAGATGTAAATATGTACTTTTCTGTTTATATGAATATCGTCTGTTCACTGGAAAATGCAATGTTTTACAAACAATAAGGGACATGTGATATTtccctgcattaaaaaaagattactaagaattagaaaataaacacttttatgacattttattatatGCCATCACACTTTTTCTGAGTCGATTTACAAATTTGGCAAGCAGCTGTTGTCAACAAGTGCAACTAAAAACTGAATTAATATTATTCAAGTTCCTGCATGCTAAATTCGTTTTGAACGTCCCACACTGCTCAGGCTCTTCCCAAGCTGCCGCTTCCCGCTTTGAGGGACACACTGGAGATGTACCTGCGGTGTGTGAAGCATCTGCTTACAGAGGAACAGTTCAACAAGACCCAACATGTGGTGCAGAAGTTTGGAGCACCTGGAGGAGTGGGGGAGCTACTACAGAGCAAACTCATGGAGAGGAGGGACAACGAGGCCAACTGGGTGAATAAAATCATCATGAATGTATTCAGTCTGtatttttaacatttagacTTCAAAGTACGCCGTTTTAAAGGCAGACTTgtaaattacaaacaattaaataaataaataaaatcatggCTCCCTTTTACAAATAATACTTAAGTAAACAAACCCTTCACATTAGTTGTAAAGCTTTAACTGACTTGCAGAGTCAGCCTGTGTAAACTTAGCAAGCCATTAGTCACAtagtgttttatttcttcacctTAATCAATATTAGGTCACTATCATTTTGAGAAAGAGCCTTTAATCACCAGGAGCCCTCTACGTCTGACTGCAGGTGTACGACTACTGGCTGAAGGACATGTACCTGAACAACAGACTGGCTCTGCCCATCAACTCCAGCCCAGTGATGGTCTTCCCACAGCAGCACTTCAAGGCTCCCATCGACTCGTTAAGGTACGAGACGCTGCACAGCAGAGACGCGTGAACTCCAGGAGTGCATTGTCACCCAGTTGTGTCCCTTGTTAGCCATCCTCTACAACACAAACTGTGAAGCACTGTAAAAACGGTACTAATTGaaagggaatttttttttaattatgaaagaaaTGAGGCCGACCAGAACAGAACACCTTGCAGACTTGGAGGCCAGACTCCTGGTGCAGTGGTCAGCAGATAATGAAAGCAGTGGTTTGGTTAACGTGGTATTGATCTGAGGCCGGCTCCTTAACCAAATCATATATTTCACGTATGTGCTGTTGGCTGTTATACAGCTACACAGGAACAAGGCTAAATTCAGAGTGGTATCAGCACGGATTTCAGAGAGTATGACAAGGAGAgaccaacgtgtgtgtgtgtgtgtgtgtgtgttggaagtaTCATATCATTTTATCTCCCCTAGATTTGCTGCTCACTTAATTTCTGGGGCTTTGGAGTACAAGACTCTTCTTGATTCGTAAGTCAATTTACAATGAGAGGACAAATGAACTCGAGATCTTCAATCACAACAGAATCCATTGACACACGTGATTCGTGTTTGACAAAAAGGGCTCGGCAACGTATTGTATGCCTGTGTTTAGACGTGCATTGCCTGTGGAATATGCTCGGGGTCAGCTGGCTGGTACCCGTCTTTGCATGGAGCAGTACTATCGGCTCTTCACTTCCTATCGCCTACCGGGGCCTGAGAGGGACACACTGGTGGCCCAGGAGAGCAGCGTGATGCCAGAGCCTGAACACATCATTGTGGCTTGTAAAAACCAGGtcagtgaaaaaacaaatccaaagtGGTCACAAATGGAATTATCCAAATGTAACAGTTACTAATGGCAATAAAACAGAAATGGTCCTTTAAACCCTTCAATATGCACATTCTATCAGGTATCAATGACACATTTCTTGTGTACTACAGCTTGCATTGTACATTCCTGCCTAAGCCCTGATGACTGAAACGTCTTGTTTCCATTCTGAACCACTCTCCAGTTCTTTGTGCTCGATGTGGTGATCAACTTCCGCCGACTGAATGAGAGAGACCTGCTGACTCAGCTGGAGAAGATCGCCCGGATGGCTGACAGCAAAGAGGAGCGGCTCCCACCCATCGGCCTCCTCACCTCGGACGGAAGGACGGAGTGGGCAGAGTCTCGCAGGGTGCTAATGAGAGGTACGAGACTCTCCTAATCCAGCTGCACCTCCAAGTTCCAAGTTTATTTGCTCCAACCGATATTCCTGTACACGCCCCAGAGTCTACTAACAGGGACTCTCTGGACACCATTGAGCGTTGTCTGTGTCTGGTCTGTCTGGACGACGCCAGTGGGCTTGAACAAAGTGACACAACGCGGGCCGCGTTGATGCTGCACGGCGGAGGAGCGGCCAAGAATGGGGGCAACCGCTGGTACGACAAGCCCATGCAGGTCAGTGTGCACAGTGAGCTGGCTCGGTTAAGGCTGATGCCGGGCTCCTGCAATTGTTGCACacttttaattcattattaatgttttaaataactTGTTAAAACAGTCAGAGAAAACCAGAGTGACGTGAGGCAAGGAATGCAGGTGGATGAGGGATATACTTAATTAAGGATGAAATTCCATTTTCCTATCTCACAATGCCAGTGAAATTAGCCGATAGTCGATATCATGCCATATTAACAAAGTCTATTGGAAGAAGCCCTGCTAGTGGACGTCTCCGTTGCATTAAAAGCCATGAACCCGATGGCATTAGCATGAACCTTGAatgatgctttttcttttcaaatgatttCTTCACACAGCATTGCAGCGTGGTTATGTCACAAAATCCCACTGACTACTGCGTGGCTGTGTCAGTTTGTCGTAGGGGCTGACGGCTGCTGCGGAGTTGTGTGTGAACACTCAGCGTTTGAAGGAATTGTCCTGGTGCAGTGCACAGAATATCTACTCAAATACATGTAGGAAATGATGTGTGATGCCGCTGTGTGATGTGATCAGAAAATCCAAATAAGGCTATGTTAAAATAGCATGCAAATTGATACAGGATTCTCATGTGACCACAGGATCGGCAGCCCATCAAAGTTGGTCAGGGCGGCGAGTGTGAGCGAGCTGCCTGCACCGCGCCGCCTCCGCTGGAAGTGTACTCCAGACATTCACAAGCTCCTCGCCTCCTCTGCTGACAGACTACAAGGGTGTGGGCTGACTCTGTACATTGAAAAACATGAGTAGATGCCGTCAGCTCGTACTGTAACAGGACGTGTCCTTATTCAATCAGAGAGGTGAAAAATCTGGACATGAATGTCCACAAATTCAACGATTACGGGAAAGAGTTCATCAAGAAGCAGAAAATGAGTCCTGACGCCTACATCCAGGTTGCTCTTCAGTTAGCTTACTACCGGTAAGAAGGAGATGATTCAAACACGGCCGATTCTCTTACGTGGCGTTAACCCAGAACGCCGAGCTACAAGGCctcgtctttgtgtgtttctgcagatgTCACGGCCGACCGGTGGCAACCTATGAGAGTGCTTCGATTCGTCGTTTTCAGCAGGGCCGAGTCGACAACATCCGCTCAGCCACACCCGAAGCGCTGGCCTTTGTCAAAGCAATGACGGATGGGAAACTCAGCACAACTGTACGATGCTGCACCGTCCAAAATAAATGAGATTGGCAGTGGTTCATTTCATCGTCATTCGATGTTGTAATTCTGCCTGTGTTGATGAACTCCACCATGACTGAACTCTGCTTACTGAAGAGATTTAAATAAGCGATGAATTGTCTCTCATTTGTTTGTATCTCCAGGATACGGAGAAGATGGAGATGTTACAAAGTGCCATATCCGCGCAAACAAAGTATACTATTCTGGTGACTATTCTCCAACCTCAGACAGGTTTCTATCTAAACATTGACTTTGCCAAAGAAAACCCAATAACACATGTATTCATTCTCCTTTTCAGGCTATTACAGGGATGGCAATAGACAATCACATACTGGGACTACGTGAAATTGCACATGAGCTGAAGATGGAGACGCCAGAAATATTCAAAGACGAAGCCCATCTCATCAGTAATCACTTCATTCTCTCTACAAGTCAGGTATTGCTATCTGATATTAAAATATTAGACTGAAGTTATACTTAATCAGAAACACCCCCTGATTTTGAACATAAACCGGTGACACTAAACAGACGACTTCAGAtttgacaacacacacaacctacaAATCTCAACCTTTTCACCTACATTAACGCACTAGTTAACCTGGTGTTTAAGTACTGAAGGATTCGCTCTTCCCTCAGGTTCCTACTACGGTTGAGATGTTCTGCAGCTACGGGCCGGTGGTTCCAAACGGATATGGAGCGTGCTACAACCCCCAGTCAGACCACATTATCTTCTCCGTGTCCAGTTTCCACGAGAGCTCGCAGACATGTTCAGCAGAATTTGTCAAGATTCTGGTGCAGGGACTCCTGGACCTGAGGGATCTCTGCAATAAATGTAACCGTGGCTCCAATCCAACGGAGCAAAGACAGGGTCCGAAACTTGAGAGGCACACGCAAACAGACACAAAGTGGCAGAACAAACCACCTGCGAGACCAACTGACCTGACCAAGAATCAGCAGACACCGCCACAAGTTCTGCTGACGACCCCAGGCCAGACTAAAGCGGAGGCCCAAACCCAGACTTCATCAGAGGAATAGGACGAAACTATAATAACTAACTGGGAA containing:
- the chata gene encoding choline O-acetyltransferase, with product MPVLDQEPSKGLPSGDALPKLPLPALRDTLEMYLRCVKHLLTEEQFNKTQHVVQKFGAPGGVGELLQSKLMERRDNEANWVYDYWLKDMYLNNRLALPINSSPVMVFPQQHFKAPIDSLRFAAHLISGALEYKTLLDSRALPVEYARGQLAGTRLCMEQYYRLFTSYRLPGPERDTLVAQESSVMPEPEHIIVACKNQFFVLDVVINFRRLNERDLLTQLEKIARMADSKEERLPPIGLLTSDGRTEWAESRRVLMRESTNRDSLDTIERCLCLVCLDDASGLEQSDTTRAALMLHGGGAAKNGGNRWYDKPMQFVVGADGCCGVVCEHSAFEGIVLVQCTEYLLKYMIGSPSKLVRAASVSELPAPRRLRWKCTPDIHKLLASSADRLQGEVKNLDMNVHKFNDYGKEFIKKQKMSPDAYIQVALQLAYYRCHGRPVATYESASIRRFQQGRVDNIRSATPEALAFVKAMTDGKLSTTDTEKMEMLQSAISAQTKYTILAITGMAIDNHILGLREIAHELKMETPEIFKDEAHLISNHFILSTSQVPTTVEMFCSYGPVVPNGYGACYNPQSDHIIFSVSSFHESSQTCSAEFVKILVQGLLDLRDLCNKCNRGSNPTEQRQGPKLERHTQTDTKWQNKPPARPTDLTKNQQTPPQVLLTTPGQTKAEAQTQTSSEE